ATAATATTCCGCAAATCTCCTCGCTCTTTGCACTCCCACCATTTCCACACCCAGCTCCATGGCAATGGACTACCCTGAAAACCCTAATCTGATGAACCCTAATTGCATGCACTTCGCCGACGGCGATCCTTTCTCGTTGGACTTTGAACTCTCCGAGTATCTGATGCTCGACGGCGGTGTCGACCACGATTCTACATCGCAAAGCTTGGCGTCATCGGAGAAGGCTTGTAATATGGGTGGATCCAGCACTGGTGCAACATCAAGAAATAATAACATGCAAGTGATCATATCCATacgatttctttttttttctttgaattatatatatatgattgtaaaataaaatatatattttctttttttttttgttttgatttttgtagATGCAAAAGTGGGGTGAGGAAAAATAAGGTGGATATTGGTCATAGGGTTGCATTTAGGACCAAGTCGCAGCTGGAGATCATGGATGATGGTTTCAAGTGGAGGAAGTACGGAAAGAAGGCTGTCAAGAACAGCCCCAACCCGAGGTAATTAAATGCTAtctttaaacttctttttttggtcAACTTAAgcagaattaattaattgggtGAAGATCGGTTAATGCGCatgatctttatttatataaatcGTATAATTAATTTCTAATTAAACAAAATGGTACGGTGGGTATAAAAGATAGCTTCCACCGGTGATAGAGACCACCTTAATTATGTATGAAATCGATGTTTTTGCATTCACACCATAAACGGAGGCTGAAAAGCCATGCTTAGCGTTAGACAAGTAATAGATTGAGCTTTAGAAAGCCATCTTTGAATTTTCCATGCGTTGATGATCAATGGGCCAGTATTCCGCTCAacttaattgatatatattataggtttttggtttattaattatttgttaataagtACTAAAGAATTAATAGATCTGAGAAATGAAAAAATCCATTAATTCTTGGATTATTctgttaattaaatatttttgttacCACAACTTGTTTCATATTCTACTACTTTTGGTTGCCATTATGAACTCAGACAAACACTCgatcacttcttcttcttcttcttgaactGAGCAAATTAAAATAAGGAAATATACTTTTGGTCGTCTCTCTATGTTATCTGCGTTTGTTTGTGTGAAAGAAATTAACAGTGAGAAAGTGGCAAGCCCGCAACTCTGAATTTATTTAACGGTAACAATTTGTGGCTATTCATGAAGTTGTTAAGCGAAACTAGTACAAATTAACGACTAATATTATTTAGTTTATTCTTGTACGACGGCTAGACAATTAGAATTACGTGAAGGTTAATTTTTATTCTCTAATTATCGTTACAATTATATAACAGTGTCGTATATTAATCTACTAATTAAACTTCTAGCGTTTCTCGGTACAAATATGATGATGAGCAGCGGCCGGCCAATTTAATGGTGAGTAATATTCAAGATGAAGGTGTCCTAACTTCTTAATCATTTCCTTAATTAGTGTTAGCAAGGGCCTAAGTTAATTAGTTGAATGAGAAATCTTTATGAGTGCGCTAATTTGGCGGCCGATCGACCCAAAAGAAATATCTTGGAGTAGTGATATTTGTATGCTTTTTGTGTAAAAGTAATCTTGTAACGAAAGAATTGttaatcatatatattaattatcacCCAACAGCTCTGCTTCAGACACTAAAAGCGAAGGTAAAGCTACTAAAGCGGGTGCATGATCAtgatatatcacatcacactaAGAACACATGAGATGTGTGTAAATTAGAGCCAATGGAATTTCCACATCCATCCAAAGGAGAATCTGAGGCCATTAATTTAACTTAGTTGCAGGCAAATCTATACTACATATTTATATACGTCATCACCAGACACACTTGCTTGGCTCAttagatattatatatatatatatatatatatatatatatatatatatatatatatatatatatatatatatgtctcttttccctattgATTGGACTATGTATGTACACACTTAGATTGGACCACATTTGATATCAACCACTTGTGTACCAATGCCCGACATTAAGGGGTATGATTAGGCCCGGTGATAATCTGTTTT
The Alnus glutinosa chromosome 14, dhAlnGlut1.1, whole genome shotgun sequence genome window above contains:
- the LOC133856620 gene encoding probable WRKY transcription factor 51, giving the protein MAMDYPENPNLMNPNCMHFADGDPFSLDFELSEYLMLDGGVDHDSTSQSLASSEKACNMGGSSTGATSRNNNICKSGVRKNKVDIGHRVAFRTKSQLEIMDDGFKWRKYGKKAVKNSPNPRNYYKCSSGGCNVKKRVERDSADPSYVLTTYEGVHNHESPCVVYYNQTPLMVPTGWTLQASALSPSSL